AACTCGCTCAAACTTTCAATTTCATCCTGATAAATATCCACAAAATTTCCTGTTTCGAATTCCCATGAAATAActaggaagaaaataagaattctTTGAGAATTCATCGCGTTCGGTCGTCAAACTAAAACTGTAACCGAGTTTCTCTTCAGCACCCTATTGTCGTCCGAATTGTTATGTGCTGTTAGTTTTTTTAAATGCTTGACTGACAGAGCGAAAAGTGCGtcaattaaaatgtaattacgtGGACACCCGTtacagaagaaaatttattcttttagtCAGTCTTGAAATATTCTTTGTCGTGTTAAAATGTTCCCGGTCAGAGTGATCCTACAATTCGTcctcattttaatattttttgacaCGTTTGTCTTCGGAAAAGCAGATGGTAAacatttcttcatattttctatcctcgacgaatattaaaaaagaaaacaaattatttttatcttaatcgCAGGGATGTTCGATAAGATAAAAACTGGTTTTCGATACGCGAACGATTACTTAGAAATCGTCAAGGACGTAGCCAATCTTGTATCTCAAAGTTTGAATCCTGAAAAGGAAGAATCTTCTAAACGCGGAGATCACGAAGGAGATGAGAAAAATCAAGATTTTGGTCCGACCAACGTAATCTCAGCATTCTTCAGATTACTCGGTCTTGATTCACAAAAGATCGCAGCTATTGCAGTGAACAGTGTCATTTTTCTCGCACAAATGGCAAGTTAAAATCAAGAGAGAAATGACCTTTCTTTaacattcttctttctaattttactAGATCAGTTCTCTTTTCGGATTACCATCGGTGAAAGACAATAAAGTTGATCGATCCATTGAAACTGAGTCACCTTGGGATCCACTGAAATTTATCctagagaataaaaatgataaagtaaGTCAAACCTGATTAATCCAGattgataataaaacaaatatcaataaaatatctttcctGTTTAGATGACAAGATTGATCGAGGAGGCTCGAAACGAGGCACTTCCGGATCGATTGATGGACACAATAGATGGTTTCGATTCAGCCTGCATCAGATTGTTACTTTGTAAAGCATCTATAGTGATCAGATCTGCTCAAGAGTctctgaagaagaagaagtcaaACGGGATTCGTTCGTTTACCGCTTGGCTTCCGTCTAAAGAAGACTTCGAGAGGAACTCCGATGAGTGTGAGGACAAATACACAGATTGTAGATTATTTCCGGAATCATGAGTTCAAGGAAGAcgaggagagatagagagagagagagagagagagagagagagagagagagagagagagagagagagagagagagagagagagagagagagaggagagaggaacagagaaagagaaagacagaagatCCAAAGATCCTGAAATAAAATCTCCAACAATgtgtctattattatttttttgtttacttcatTCTCTTACGGACGCTAATGTTTCATATTCACTTTGTAcagaatttttcatcgattcaGATGTCAAGAGGATTTGTCACATCAAAACTGTGCTTTTACTgtcgaaatttaaataatatcgatacgtagatcttaatttttgttttgttttaataatctttgcatatttaaaataaagttCTAATAATCCTAATCCAATTgcttatacttatataaataagatgaaCATAAGAAATACTAAGGACGGCACTGATATGAAGAACTATACTTTGAAGTTGAGATactaaatgatatatatgttacaAAGCATTCTAATTCGGTCGTTGTTtaatttatacgaaatataaacatacatacaaacgacATAGAAATCATTAGATATTTTGactagaaagaattttttttcttttatacttccttattattctctctctctctctttctctctctcgctctctcttttctttatctaatcAGTTTCTTATTAAccgttaataattatcatcgcTCCAAAGTGTAAGATTCCTAATTACATTACgcattacatatttttaatgagaTCTCGATTATTGTGACCTAGGATCTACGCATCTTAGGTTTGCACTATGAAACTTTCTAATCTCAAAATCTAATCAGTATATCGAAAGTTAGTCACCGTATAATCTCAATCGAAGACTCAATCAaattgaaaaaacatttgGCAATATTAATACTTggattaatttctcttttatatttcgtgttatggttgttttattttttttttaaacgattaaaacgttaaactgatatattattattagtttttctAGTCGCTATGATTTGGCAATTGAGAGACGTgctttgattaattattatgttcGGAATATAATGTaacgttcttttttaatagaacGATCAATCagtaagatatatttatatatatatatatatatatatatatatatatatatattgcgagGGACGTTGatcaaagtatatatatatttacgtattaattttatgatttttaacgaaacgatattttttcgtaCCTGAGATATAATCGATTCGCGTTCAATTAGGCGATTTGATTGATATTTacgttcgaaaagaaatcatttcgatatttatacAAACAAGTTATgggtataaaaaagatatctacgagtatatatatgtttgattCTTTTTGATCATACTTATAACATATCCctcatttcgttttattttttcactaataatttataattaaaaaaacatcgaATAGATTTCTCAAATACGAACGATACcaaaaatcgaacgatcgaataaataaaaggattttTTTAACTTGCAAAACCGTCtgactcactctctctctctctctctcttacgtacacacacatacatatatatatgtatatatgtatattatacatacaacaATATACTGAGAATGATtcgatcataaaaatatatatacacaacgaGACTATTGGAAAAAGATTCGTTAGATCGTGACAAAGTTTTGATCGATCATTTATCATTTCGAGAAGATTTCTATTTACAAGTAAATGGGCATAGAAATTTGTTAGAACAATTAATACGAGCAACCAAGAACTAAAGTCAATTTGaattgattttcatttttaattatttgaaaaatttttctcgttaaatcAAACAAACCAGGCACTTGTTTTTTTCTGATCTTAcacgtaattatattaaattatcgcATGAATgataacgaacgaaaaaaaaagaaagaacatatttaaaaagtaattgacTTTTGTCCTTGACTcttcgtacatatgtatcgtAATATCTACATTCTTACGAGAGATCGTACGTGTTACACGAAAAATGGATTCTCCAAAAATGTGacttgtaaaatattacatagagCAGATTGCTATACGCAAGAGGCGTATATCtgaagaaacatatatatatatatatgtaatatatgtttCCAATTATAAAAAGGTCGTCTTTCAAAGtaatatctttatctataaaaaatctttgaGGGTGAAAGGAATCATAAGAATAATTCGAAAATTCCTGCCACAAAGTATATCAGAATAATTCCACACTTTTTACGTCGCGATTCTAAATCGTTGATTCGATAACATGAAAGAGattgtgaaaattattttgtataggataataataataatcggcACACCCACGTTCGTACGATAGTCAAAAGACTTAAGATTCACGACTGAGGTAGTAGCAGCAGTGAACTCTAGGAGCTAAAttcgttatatatgtatacatatgtatatatatatatacatgtatatatatatatatatatatatatatatatatatatatacatatatatatgtatactgaTAAGTAAATGATACAAACGTTACATTCATACAGTGTATTACAGTGACATATTTAATGGGTGGTTAAGGCTCTATTTCAGGATTGAAATAGTATCGAAAATATTGGTATTTACagcctccttttctttcttttttttttttaaatgtcgaCTAGAATTATAATAGAGAAGTAtcatcataaaatataatgcacTTAACAGCGTATATCTCCCTTTCCAAATCGTCGTTCAATC
This DNA window, taken from Vespula vulgaris chromosome 19, iyVesVulg1.1, whole genome shotgun sequence, encodes the following:
- the LOC127070915 gene encoding uncharacterized protein LOC127070915; translated protein: MFPVRVILQFVLILIFFDTFVFGKADGMFDKIKTGFRYANDYLEIVKDVANLVSQSLNPEKEESSKRGDHEGDEKNQDFGPTNVISAFFRLLGLDSQKIAAIAVNSVIFLAQMISSLFGLPSVKDNKVDRSIETESPWDPLKFILENKNDKMTRLIEEARNEALPDRLMDTIDGFDSACIRLLLCKASIVIRSAQESLKKKKSNGIRSFTAWLPSKEDFERNSDECEDKYTDCRLFPES